From a region of the Bacteroidota bacterium genome:
- the rseP gene encoding RIP metalloprotease RseP, whose product MIQAIQFILSLSILIVLHELGHFIPAKLFKTKIEKFYLFFDPWFSLFKIKRGETEYGIGWLPLGGYVKIAGMIDESMDKEQMKLPPQPWEFRSKPAWQRLIIMCGGVTVNVILGVLIYAMVLFAWGEEYLPTKNAKYGIACDSTALRMGFKDGDKILSVDNKEVDNFNKIPLEIILNKAKSVQVDRDGQKLDIPIKEEYFTELIKGKVSLFDIRMPCEVDSVIPGMAADLGGLKKGDKIISIDSVPTAFYQNVVQSLQRHKEAFVKVNVNRNNDTVALKIYVSAEGKLGFINKGPLDYFQFSTRSYSFLESFPAGIHKGVETMDSYIKQMKMIFTTKDAHKSLGGFITIGKAYSPVWDWQRFWVFTAFLSIVLAIMNILPIPALDGGHMMFLLYEVITRRKPNEKVMEYAQYAGMMLLLALLLYANGNDVMRLFIK is encoded by the coding sequence ATGATCCAGGCCATTCAATTTATACTTAGCCTCTCGATTCTAATTGTGCTGCACGAGCTGGGGCACTTTATTCCTGCTAAACTTTTTAAAACTAAAATTGAAAAATTCTATTTGTTTTTCGATCCATGGTTCTCACTTTTTAAAATAAAGCGTGGTGAAACAGAGTACGGCATCGGCTGGCTTCCTTTGGGCGGCTATGTAAAAATTGCAGGCATGATCGATGAGTCGATGGACAAAGAACAAATGAAACTTCCTCCTCAACCCTGGGAGTTTCGCTCCAAACCTGCCTGGCAGCGTCTCATTATTATGTGTGGTGGTGTAACCGTGAATGTTATACTTGGTGTACTTATTTATGCAATGGTACTGTTTGCCTGGGGCGAAGAATATCTCCCGACTAAAAATGCTAAGTATGGCATTGCTTGTGACTCTACCGCATTGAGAATGGGCTTTAAAGATGGGGATAAAATACTTTCTGTTGACAATAAAGAGGTGGACAATTTTAACAAGATCCCTCTTGAAATAATTTTAAATAAAGCCAAAAGTGTGCAGGTGGATCGGGATGGACAGAAATTAGATATTCCGATAAAAGAAGAATATTTTACGGAACTTATCAAGGGCAAGGTCTCATTATTTGATATACGTATGCCTTGTGAGGTGGATTCCGTTATTCCCGGAATGGCTGCCGATTTAGGAGGATTAAAGAAAGGAGATAAAATAATTTCAATTGATTCTGTTCCGACGGCCTTTTATCAAAATGTTGTGCAGTCTCTTCAACGCCATAAGGAGGCATTCGTAAAGGTTAATGTGAATCGTAATAACGATACTGTTGCGTTGAAGATATATGTATCAGCTGAAGGAAAGTTGGGTTTCATTAACAAAGGCCCTTTGGACTATTTTCAGTTTTCTACACGTAGCTACAGCTTTTTGGAATCATTTCCTGCCGGTATCCACAAAGGGGTCGAAACAATGGACAGTTATATCAAGCAAATGAAAATGATATTTACCACAAAGGATGCTCACAAATCCCTTGGCGGTTTTATAACCATTGGTAAAGCATATTCGCCTGTATGGGATTGGCAGCGTTTTTGGGTATTTACAGCATTTTTATCTATTGTGCTCGCCATTATGAATATATTGCCTATTCCGGCGTTAGATGGCGGGCATATGATGTTTTTGCTTTACGAAGTGATAACGCGCCGTAAGCCAAATGAAAAGGTAATGGAATACGCGCAATATGCCGGAATGATGTTATTGCTGGCATTATTGTTGTACGCCAATGGAAATGATGTGATGAGGCTGTTTATAAAATAA
- the argH gene encoding argininosuccinate lyase encodes MKLWQKGYKTNEKIELFTVGNDAMFDIQLAKYDVFGSIAHARMITSIGLLTKEELKKIEIELKKIYKQIKAGKFKIEDGVEDVHSQIELMLTQALGETGKKIHVGRSRNDQVLVDLKLFLRENIKEITDSVEELFKLLIKQSEKYKDHLFPGYTHFQVAMPSSFGLWFGAYAESLVDDVGMLTAAYDVVNKNPLGSAAGYGSSFALNRKMTTDCLGFESLNHNVVYAQMTRGKSEKVTAMGMANVASTLAKLAYDMCLYMNQEFSFVSFPDELTTGSSIMPHKKNPDVFELIRARCNRIQSIPNELTLLTNNLPSGYHRDLQLTKEIIFPAIISLQECIAMTILMLENISIKKDILNDKKYDMLYSVESVNQLVMQGIPFRDAYKQVGETIAKGKFTRPKKVVYTHQGSIGNLNNDKIVTQFNKAKAALGKKSVMLDLVK; translated from the coding sequence ATGAAACTCTGGCAAAAAGGATATAAAACAAACGAAAAGATAGAACTGTTCACCGTTGGCAACGATGCGATGTTCGACATACAGCTGGCTAAATACGATGTGTTTGGCTCTATTGCGCATGCACGGATGATAACTTCTATTGGCCTGCTGACAAAAGAGGAATTAAAAAAGATAGAGATAGAACTAAAAAAAATATACAAACAAATTAAAGCCGGAAAATTTAAAATTGAAGATGGAGTAGAGGATGTACATTCGCAAATAGAGTTGATGCTTACACAAGCTCTTGGCGAAACCGGCAAAAAGATTCATGTGGGCCGCTCCCGCAACGATCAGGTGTTGGTTGATCTAAAATTATTTCTGCGCGAAAATATAAAAGAGATAACTGACAGTGTTGAAGAGCTTTTCAAGCTGCTCATTAAGCAAAGTGAAAAGTACAAAGATCATTTGTTCCCCGGCTATACACATTTCCAGGTAGCAATGCCTTCTTCGTTCGGCTTGTGGTTTGGAGCCTATGCCGAAAGTTTGGTTGATGATGTGGGAATGCTTACGGCAGCCTATGATGTGGTGAACAAAAACCCACTCGGTTCTGCAGCCGGTTATGGATCCTCATTTGCGCTAAATCGTAAAATGACAACCGACTGTCTTGGTTTTGAAAGCCTGAACCACAATGTTGTTTATGCCCAAATGACACGGGGAAAATCGGAAAAAGTTACGGCCATGGGAATGGCTAATGTGGCCTCCACATTAGCGAAGCTGGCATACGACATGTGCTTATATATGAACCAGGAATTCAGTTTTGTTTCGTTTCCTGATGAGTTAACAACAGGTTCAAGCATTATGCCGCATAAAAAGAATCCTGATGTATTCGAGTTGATCCGTGCGCGTTGCAACAGGATACAATCCATTCCAAATGAACTTACATTACTCACTAATAACCTGCCATCGGGCTATCACCGGGACCTGCAATTAACCAAGGAAATTATTTTTCCTGCCATTATATCCCTGCAGGAATGCATTGCTATGACCATATTAATGCTCGAAAACATTTCCATTAAAAAGGATATATTGAACGACAAGAAATACGATATGCTTTACAGCGTTGAATCTGTCAATCAATTAGTAATGCAGGGGATCCCATTCCGTGATGCGTACAAACAAGTTGGAGAAACAATTGCCAAAGGAAAATTTACACGTCCTAAGAAGGTTGTATATACACACCAAGGCAGTATTGGTAATTTGAATAATGATAAGATAGTAACGCAATTTAATAAGGCGAAAGCAGCGTTGGGGAAAAAGTCTGTGATGTTGGATCTGGTCAAATAA
- a CDS encoding Bro-N domain-containing protein: MSNIKLFESKQIRSAWDETEQKWYFSIQDVVQLLTDTSDVKDYIKKMKKRDVQLNSNWGTICPLVEMMAADGKKRKVQAANAQGLLRIIQSIPSPKAEPFKLWLAQVGSDRLDEIENPELATQRTRELYKLKGYSDDWIEKRMRSIAIREELTEEWKNRGVKEQREYAILTAEISKATFGLTPTQYKNVKGLKSQNLRDHMTDLELIFSMLGEASTTEIVKTQNPKGFIENRKAAKQGGSVAGNARRELESRTGKKVISKDNYLPEAEKKKELNKGKGKKR, encoded by the coding sequence ATGAGTAACATTAAACTATTTGAAAGCAAACAAATACGAAGTGCTTGGGATGAAACCGAGCAGAAGTGGTATTTTTCTATTCAGGATGTAGTTCAATTATTAACGGATACTTCTGATGTAAAGGATTATATCAAAAAAATGAAAAAGCGTGATGTTCAGCTAAATTCCAACTGGGGGACAATTTGTCCCCTGGTTGAAATGATGGCTGCTGACGGCAAAAAACGAAAAGTTCAAGCCGCCAATGCTCAGGGGCTTCTGAGAATTATTCAATCTATTCCATCACCAAAAGCAGAACCCTTTAAACTTTGGTTGGCGCAAGTTGGCTCGGACAGATTGGACGAAATTGAAAATCCGGAATTAGCGACCCAACGCACAAGAGAACTTTATAAACTGAAAGGGTATTCTGACGACTGGATAGAAAAACGTATGCGCAGTATCGCGATACGTGAAGAACTGACAGAAGAATGGAAAAACAGGGGAGTAAAAGAGCAAAGAGAATACGCGATCCTTACTGCTGAAATTTCAAAAGCGACATTTGGATTAACCCCTACACAATACAAAAATGTAAAAGGTCTTAAAAGCCAAAACCTCAGAGACCACATGACCGACCTTGAGTTGATCTTTTCAATGCTTGGAGAGGCTTCGACAACTGAAATTGTAAAGACGCAGAATCCAAAAGGATTTATAGAAAATCGCAAAGCAGCTAAACAAGGAGGGAGCGTAGCAGGCAACGCAAGACGAGAACTTGAAAGCCGGACAGGTAAAAAAGTAATATCCAAAGACAATTATTTGCCCGAAGCAGAGAAAAAGAAAGAATTAAATAAAGGAAAAGGGAAAAAGAGATAA
- a CDS encoding M20 family metallo-hydrolase translates to MSEAVTSEKLFHDAVELLKELIAIPSFSKEEEGTAGAIENFFAERNMKTQRKKNNVWVLNKHFDKSKPTILLNSHHDTVKPNAGYTRSPFLPEVEEAKLFGLGSNDAGGPLVALIATFVSFYERADLKYNIILAATAEEEISGNNGIAKILKDLPALDCVIVGEPTQMQMAIAEKGLMVLDCTAKGVAGHAARNEGDNAIYKAIKDIEWIKNYQFPKVSETLGPVKMSTTIINSGKQHNVVPDECKFTVDVRTTDAYTNEETLAIIKQHVSSDIMPRSTRLQPSFISKDHALVKAAKTLGIKTFGSPTLSDQSLIDAPSVKIGPGDSARSHSADEYIGLGEIKEGIEVYRRLLGEIIK, encoded by the coding sequence ATGAGCGAAGCGGTAACGTCTGAAAAATTATTTCATGATGCGGTAGAACTGCTGAAAGAGCTTATTGCGATTCCCTCATTCAGTAAAGAGGAAGAAGGAACAGCAGGAGCGATTGAGAATTTTTTTGCGGAACGGAATATGAAAACGCAGCGTAAGAAAAATAATGTATGGGTCCTCAATAAACATTTCGATAAGAGTAAACCTACTATATTATTAAACTCTCACCATGACACGGTAAAGCCCAATGCTGGCTATACACGCAGCCCATTCTTGCCGGAAGTAGAAGAAGCTAAATTATTCGGCCTCGGCAGTAACGATGCAGGAGGACCATTGGTAGCACTGATCGCGACCTTTGTATCATTTTATGAAAGAGCTGATCTGAAATACAATATTATCCTTGCCGCTACAGCTGAAGAAGAAATTTCCGGGAATAATGGCATTGCGAAGATCCTCAAAGATTTGCCTGCTTTGGATTGTGTAATTGTAGGTGAACCAACTCAAATGCAAATGGCCATTGCCGAAAAAGGTTTGATGGTTTTGGATTGCACAGCAAAAGGCGTTGCAGGACATGCCGCACGCAACGAAGGCGATAACGCCATTTACAAAGCCATAAAAGATATTGAATGGATAAAAAATTACCAGTTCCCAAAAGTATCTGAAACACTGGGGCCGGTAAAAATGAGTACCACCATTATTAATTCAGGCAAACAGCATAACGTGGTTCCTGATGAATGTAAATTTACAGTTGATGTGCGTACAACAGATGCTTATACCAATGAAGAAACACTTGCCATTATTAAACAGCATGTGTCTTCCGATATTATGCCACGCTCAACACGCCTGCAGCCTTCTTTTATTAGTAAAGATCATGCACTTGTAAAAGCAGCGAAGACACTTGGCATTAAAACATTTGGCTCACCTACTTTATCCGACCAATCGCTGATTGATGCGCCTTCGGTGAAGATAGGGCCGGGTGATAGTGCACGCTCACATTCGGCGGATGAGTATATTGGATTGGGTGAAATAAAGGAGGGGATTGAGGTTTATAGGAGGTTGTTGGGGGAAATAATAAAATAA